The following proteins are encoded in a genomic region of Micromonospora olivasterospora:
- a CDS encoding NAD(P)/FAD-dependent oxidoreductase yields MVVVEVVTVTNRLRDGYDVVVVGGGAAGLSGALTLARARRSVLVIDGGAPRNAPASGVHGLLARDGIRPADLLERGRAEVRGYGGQVVPGEVDGARREDGGFVVRLADGRTVRARRLLAATGLVDQLPDIPGVRERWGRDVLHCPYCHGREVRDRAIGVLASGPLAVHQALLFRQWSPDVTLFAHATAPPAGEEAEQLAARGVTVVAGEVASLEVAEDRLVGVRLRDGTVVRREAVVVSTRMVARSGFLAALGLRPVEDPRGVGEYVPADPTGRTEVPGVWVAGNVADLVAQVGAAAAGGAAAAAAINADLVAEETRHAVAAHRDSTVPARTRP; encoded by the coding sequence ATGGTCGTCGTGGAGGTGGTCACGGTGACAAATCGACTGAGGGACGGCTACGACGTGGTGGTGGTCGGCGGTGGCGCGGCGGGGCTGAGCGGCGCGTTGACGCTCGCCCGGGCACGGCGGTCCGTGCTGGTGATCGACGGTGGTGCCCCGCGCAACGCCCCCGCGTCCGGCGTGCACGGGCTGCTGGCCCGCGACGGGATCCGCCCGGCGGACCTGCTGGAGCGCGGCCGGGCGGAGGTCCGTGGCTACGGCGGCCAGGTGGTGCCCGGCGAGGTCGACGGCGCGCGCCGCGAGGACGGCGGGTTCGTCGTACGGCTGGCCGACGGCCGGACGGTCCGTGCGCGCCGGCTGCTGGCGGCCACCGGGCTGGTGGACCAGCTGCCGGACATCCCCGGAGTGCGCGAGCGCTGGGGCCGGGATGTGCTGCACTGCCCGTACTGCCACGGCCGGGAGGTCCGGGACCGGGCCATCGGCGTGCTGGCCAGCGGGCCCCTGGCGGTGCACCAGGCGCTGCTGTTCCGGCAGTGGAGCCCCGACGTCACGCTCTTCGCCCATGCCACTGCGCCCCCTGCCGGAGAGGAGGCGGAGCAGTTGGCCGCCCGCGGCGTCACCGTGGTGGCCGGGGAGGTGGCCTCCCTGGAAGTCGCCGAGGACCGGCTCGTCGGCGTACGGCTGCGCGACGGCACAGTCGTCCGCCGCGAGGCGGTGGTGGTCTCGACGCGGATGGTGGCGCGGTCCGGCTTCCTGGCGGCGCTCGGATTGCGGCCGGTGGAAGATCCGCGCGGCGTCGGGGAGTACGTCCCCGCCGACCCGACCGGCCGTACGGAGGTGCCCGGCGTGTGGGTCGCTGGCAACGTCGCGGACCTGGTCGCCCAGGTCGGCGCCGCGGCGGCCGGCGGCGCGGCGGCGGCAGCGGCGATCAACGCCGACCTGGTCGCCGAGGAGACCCGCCACGCGGTCGCCGCCCACCGCGACTCCACCGTGCCGGCCCGCACGCGTCCCTGA
- a CDS encoding cupin domain-containing protein produces MTYPPPRYLGTDGETSATYRPADAGPELRYANGGSAHYLATGATTNGQFGLYRWDMGPTPSGPAPHFHRSISESFFILAGSVRIYDGTRWIDTVPGDFVHVPEGGVHAFRNESGEPASMLLHFSPGAQREGYFEGLPGLAELSEEERAEFFLRHDTYWL; encoded by the coding sequence ATGACGTACCCGCCACCTCGGTACCTCGGCACGGACGGCGAGACCAGTGCCACCTACCGCCCCGCCGACGCCGGGCCGGAACTGCGGTACGCCAACGGTGGCTCGGCGCACTACCTGGCGACCGGCGCCACGACGAACGGCCAGTTCGGCCTCTACCGCTGGGACATGGGCCCGACGCCGAGCGGCCCCGCCCCGCACTTCCACCGCTCCATCTCCGAGTCCTTCTTCATCCTCGCCGGCTCCGTACGGATCTACGACGGCACCCGGTGGATCGATACCGTCCCGGGTGACTTCGTCCATGTGCCGGAAGGCGGGGTGCACGCGTTCCGGAACGAGTCCGGCGAGCCCGCGTCGATGCTGCTGCACTTCTCGCCCGGTGCCCAGCGGGAGGGCTACTTCGAAGGGCTGCCCGGGCTGGCGGAGCTGAGCGAGGAGGAACGCGCCGAGTTCTTCCTCCGCCACGACACCTACTGGCTCTGA